One Halobacterium zhouii genomic region harbors:
- a CDS encoding M50 family metallopeptidase, which translates to MRSFTVGSAFGIPIKVDLTFLIILPVFAYLIGTQVELWANTLNNAPFLLELDTAALTDGNTEWYLGSVAAVGLFVTVVLHELGHSVVAMRFGFPIDSITLWILGGIASLSEQPEKWSDELLIAVAGPVVSILIGVVAYASLGLLPGAFDLVRFLVGYLALMNFALAAFNLLPGFPMDGGRVLRALLARNRSFARATQLAAEVGKVFAVILGIVGLLGFNLILIGIAFFIYIGASSEAQRTVMDAAFRGVEVADVMTPESDVKTVDAEDSVTTLIERMFEERHTGYPVVRNGELAGMVTLEDARRVDEVERDAFRVDDVMTPEVYTIPQFSEAMDALDAMQEHGVGRLIVVDANGGMVGLISRTDLMTAFNIIQSGGTDADTPARRASSR; encoded by the coding sequence GTACCTCATCGGCACGCAGGTCGAGTTGTGGGCGAACACCCTGAACAACGCGCCGTTCCTGTTGGAACTCGACACCGCCGCGCTCACGGACGGCAACACCGAATGGTACCTCGGCAGCGTCGCCGCCGTCGGCCTGTTCGTCACCGTCGTGCTCCACGAACTCGGGCACTCCGTGGTAGCAATGCGATTCGGCTTCCCCATCGACTCCATCACGCTGTGGATTCTCGGCGGCATCGCCAGCCTCTCCGAGCAGCCCGAGAAGTGGAGTGACGAACTCCTCATCGCCGTCGCCGGCCCCGTCGTCAGCATCCTCATCGGCGTGGTTGCGTACGCCAGCCTCGGCCTGCTGCCCGGCGCGTTCGACCTCGTCCGGTTCCTCGTCGGCTACCTCGCGCTGATGAACTTCGCGCTCGCCGCGTTCAACCTCCTCCCCGGGTTCCCGATGGACGGCGGGCGCGTGCTGCGCGCTCTCCTCGCGCGCAACCGGTCGTTCGCCCGCGCCACCCAGCTCGCCGCGGAGGTCGGGAAGGTGTTCGCGGTCATCCTCGGCATCGTCGGCCTGCTCGGGTTCAACCTCATCCTCATCGGCATCGCCTTCTTCATCTACATCGGCGCGTCCAGCGAAGCCCAGCGGACCGTCATGGACGCCGCGTTCCGCGGCGTCGAGGTGGCAGACGTGATGACACCCGAGAGCGATGTGAAGACCGTCGACGCCGAGGACTCCGTCACAACCCTGATAGAGCGCATGTTCGAGGAGCGCCACACCGGCTACCCGGTCGTCCGGAACGGCGAGCTCGCCGGCATGGTCACCCTCGAAGACGCGCGTCGGGTCGACGAGGTCGAGCGCGACGCGTTCCGCGTGGACGACGTGATGACTCCGGAAGTGTACACCATCCCGCAGTTCTCGGAGGCGATGGACGCCCTCGACGCCATGCAGGAACACGGCGTCGGCCGTCTGATCGTCGTTGACGCGAACGGCGGCATGGTCGGCCTCATCTCCCGCACCGACCTGATGACCGCGTTCAACATCATCCAGTCCGGCGGGACGGACGCCGACACGCCGGCCCGACGCGCGAGCAGTCGGTAG
- the arsB gene encoding ACR3 family arsenite efflux transporter → MSTDAASASSTDDSLPLLDRYLTLWIGLAMVLGVALGRFAPGVVDALNAVTWHGTSLPIAVGLFVMIFPIMAEIEYERIPRVTRNASSEIAVTLAFNWLVAPFLMYGLATLFLGGHPGFVTGLIIVGIAPCIAMVLVWNELAAGNQEMCAVCVGVNSLLQIALFVPYAFFFLTVLRDTAVDVSMGLIAQMVGVFLGLPLLLGYLVQKAAFNTMGREAYYDRVIPRISPLGLLGLLFTVVVMFALKGDYIVSNPGQILLVAAPLFVFFVGLWTIAYGVSAVLGFDYAESVSLAFTASSNNFELAIAVAVAVFGIGSNVALATVVGPLIEVPVMLALVRVALATRDSLFADQQSTAGYATTD, encoded by the coding sequence GTGAGCACCGACGCCGCGTCCGCCAGTTCCACTGACGATTCCCTCCCGCTGCTCGACCGCTATCTCACGCTCTGGATCGGGCTAGCGATGGTGCTCGGCGTCGCACTCGGGCGGTTCGCACCCGGGGTCGTGGACGCGCTGAACGCCGTCACCTGGCACGGCACCAGCCTCCCCATCGCGGTCGGGCTGTTCGTGATGATCTTCCCCATCATGGCCGAAATCGAGTACGAGCGCATCCCCCGGGTCACCCGGAACGCGAGCAGCGAGATTGCGGTCACACTCGCGTTCAACTGGCTGGTCGCACCGTTCCTGATGTACGGCCTCGCCACGCTCTTCCTCGGCGGCCACCCTGGGTTCGTCACCGGCCTCATCATCGTCGGCATCGCGCCGTGTATCGCGATGGTGCTCGTGTGGAACGAACTCGCCGCCGGCAACCAGGAGATGTGCGCGGTCTGCGTCGGCGTCAACAGCCTGCTCCAGATCGCGCTGTTCGTGCCCTACGCCTTCTTCTTCCTCACGGTGCTCCGGGACACCGCCGTCGACGTGTCGATGGGGCTCATCGCCCAGATGGTCGGCGTGTTCCTCGGCCTCCCGCTCCTTCTGGGCTATCTCGTCCAGAAGGCGGCGTTCAACACGATGGGCCGGGAGGCGTACTACGACCGCGTGATTCCGCGCATCAGCCCCCTGGGGCTGCTCGGCCTGCTGTTCACGGTCGTCGTGATGTTCGCGCTGAAGGGCGACTACATCGTCTCGAACCCCGGCCAGATACTGCTCGTCGCGGCGCCACTGTTCGTGTTCTTCGTCGGCCTCTGGACCATCGCGTACGGCGTCAGCGCGGTCCTCGGATTCGACTACGCCGAGAGCGTGAGCCTCGCATTCACCGCCTCGTCGAACAACTTCGAACTCGCTATCGCCGTCGCGGTCGCCGTCTTCGGTATCGGGAGCAACGTCGCGCTCGCCACCGTCGTCGGCCCGCTCATCGAGGTGCCAGTGATGCTCGCGCTCGTCCGCGTCGCGCTCGCGACGCGGGACAGCCTGTTCGCCGACCAGCAGTCCACCGCCGGCTACGCCACCACCGACTGA
- a CDS encoding winged helix-turn-helix transcriptional regulator, producing the protein MNTASSASDCVASWCADDDWCGVTCTMEVLGRKWNPVVVHRLLERDSLRFGELAEELGDVTNKVLSESLEDLEDRGVVERTVENEKPVRVRYSLTERGRSLEPVVGALEDWGEDHLADDC; encoded by the coding sequence ATGAACACAGCGTCGAGCGCGTCCGACTGCGTCGCGTCGTGGTGCGCCGACGACGATTGGTGTGGCGTCACGTGCACGATGGAGGTGCTCGGGAGGAAGTGGAACCCGGTGGTCGTCCACCGCCTCCTCGAGCGCGACTCGCTGCGGTTCGGCGAACTGGCCGAGGAACTCGGCGACGTCACGAACAAGGTGCTCTCCGAGAGCCTCGAGGATCTCGAGGACCGGGGCGTCGTCGAGCGCACGGTCGAGAATGAGAAACCCGTCCGCGTGCGGTACTCGCTGACCGAGCGCGGTCGCTCGCTCGAACCGGTCGTCGGCGCGCTGGAAGACTGGGGCGAGGACCACCTGGCCGACGACTGCTGA
- a CDS encoding DUF5814 domain-containing protein, with protein MAVTDKIYVKNHRQIASQLGTRFPKGAFSGATLDVLFQGDLSELNEATQEKVLEFATDFLDCGCDSNPYCGHPERKFIRYLLDLRAQDLDPESMVSVMTDDYMVYAYPGDLYSFLDNSVRTLEAVEDLAEVDGNREAAERATEQKRELTR; from the coding sequence GTGGCCGTCACGGACAAGATCTACGTGAAGAACCACCGCCAGATCGCCTCCCAACTGGGGACGCGCTTCCCGAAAGGGGCGTTCAGCGGTGCGACCCTCGACGTGCTGTTCCAGGGCGACCTCTCGGAGTTGAACGAGGCGACCCAGGAGAAGGTCCTGGAGTTCGCGACGGACTTCCTCGACTGTGGCTGCGATTCGAACCCGTACTGCGGCCACCCGGAGCGGAAGTTCATCCGGTACCTGCTCGACCTGCGCGCGCAGGACCTCGACCCGGAGTCGATGGTGTCCGTGATGACCGACGACTACATGGTGTACGCGTACCCCGGCGACCTCTACTCGTTCCTCGACAATTCGGTGCGCACGCTCGAAGCGGTCGAGGACCTCGCCGAAGTGGACGGGAACCGCGAGGCCGCCGAGCGCGCCACCGAGCAGAAACGGGAACTCACTCGGTAA
- a CDS encoding bile acid:sodium symporter family protein: MNRTIGRASALVEDYLLAWILAAVLAGVAFPALAGITRYSTGILAVMVGSVSLTLSPAEFRRIDASALARPLAGHLLMPVLAFGVATALGFRPAVVTGFVVLGAVTPELVTPVMTELADGDTALASTVLVVTGVGSLAFIPAALATFAAGSLSVPTGVVVEQLALAVVAPMAVAIALRARFPERVGEHDAVYPGVSAAMVVLILAGVAAANAHLVRSNTGLLATVTVGAVALNALGYGVGYALGAGTERPTRVATTLSVGMRDFAVAAALVLAAGLPAVASLPAVAFGVVEMLSSAALARVFSR; the protein is encoded by the coding sequence GTGAACCGAACTATCGGCCGCGCGAGTGCACTCGTCGAGGACTACCTCCTCGCGTGGATTCTGGCGGCCGTCCTCGCGGGCGTCGCGTTTCCCGCGCTCGCCGGCATCACGCGCTACTCGACCGGGATTCTCGCCGTGATGGTCGGCAGCGTCTCGCTGACGCTCTCCCCGGCGGAGTTCCGGCGAATCGACGCCTCGGCGCTCGCTCGCCCGCTCGCCGGCCACCTCCTGATGCCCGTGCTGGCGTTCGGCGTGGCGACCGCGCTCGGATTCCGCCCTGCCGTCGTCACCGGGTTCGTCGTGCTCGGCGCGGTCACGCCCGAACTCGTCACGCCCGTGATGACCGAACTCGCGGACGGCGACACGGCGCTCGCCTCTACCGTGCTCGTGGTCACGGGCGTCGGCAGCCTCGCGTTCATCCCCGCCGCGCTCGCCACGTTCGCCGCCGGCAGTCTCTCGGTTCCGACCGGGGTCGTCGTCGAACAGCTCGCGCTCGCGGTGGTCGCGCCGATGGCCGTCGCCATCGCGCTCCGCGCCCGTTTCCCGGAGCGCGTCGGCGAGCACGACGCGGTCTACCCCGGCGTGAGCGCCGCGATGGTGGTGCTGATACTGGCGGGCGTCGCCGCCGCGAACGCCCACCTCGTGCGCTCGAACACCGGCCTGCTCGCCACCGTGACAGTCGGCGCTGTCGCGCTGAACGCGCTCGGGTACGGAGTCGGCTACGCGCTCGGGGCGGGAACCGAACGGCCGACGCGCGTCGCGACCACGCTCTCCGTGGGGATGCGGGATTTCGCCGTCGCGGCAGCGCTCGTGCTCGCCGCTGGCCTCCCGGCGGTCGCGTCGCTGCCGGCGGTCGCGTTCGGCGTCGTGGAGATGCTGTCGAGTGCGGCGCTGGCGCGTGTCTTTTCTCGGTAG
- a CDS encoding replication factor A (Replication protein A protects and stabilize the intermediate ssDNA that is generated by the unwinding action of a DNA helicase at the replication fork. In addition, SSBs prevent the formation of secondary structures by single-stranded template DNA.), whose protein sequence is MSDVSDTAQEIHDEFSEHLDVSVEDVEERLNRLVSDYKVPLDEAKRSVENHYLEEAGLDRDDFAGGGGNETVQVEDVEEDEQWVDITAKVVELWEPRSDSVAQVGLLGDPTGTIKFTKWAKSDLSEIEEGKVYRLGNVVTDEYQGRYSVKLNSTTSITEVDEEMEVGDNEDEVEGALVDIQSGSGLIKRCPEEDCTRVLQNGRCSEHGEVEGEFDLRIKGVLDDGRDVHEVIFDEEATENLTGIGLEEGKEMAMDALDTTVVADEMRDLVLGHYYRVRGPTLGRYVLANDVDELDAPTDPEAVLIKARSM, encoded by the coding sequence ATGAGCGACGTTTCAGACACCGCTCAGGAGATCCACGACGAGTTCTCCGAGCACCTCGACGTGTCCGTCGAGGACGTAGAAGAACGGCTGAACCGACTTGTCAGTGACTACAAGGTCCCGCTCGACGAGGCCAAACGCTCCGTCGAGAACCACTACCTCGAGGAGGCGGGACTGGACCGCGACGACTTCGCCGGTGGCGGCGGCAACGAGACCGTCCAGGTCGAAGACGTCGAGGAGGACGAACAGTGGGTGGACATCACCGCGAAGGTCGTCGAACTTTGGGAGCCGAGAAGCGACTCCGTCGCGCAGGTCGGCCTGCTCGGCGACCCGACCGGCACCATCAAGTTCACGAAGTGGGCCAAATCCGACCTCTCCGAGATCGAGGAGGGGAAGGTCTACCGCCTCGGGAACGTCGTCACCGACGAGTACCAGGGCCGGTACTCCGTGAAACTCAACAGCACCACCTCCATCACGGAAGTGGACGAGGAGATGGAGGTCGGCGACAACGAGGACGAGGTCGAGGGCGCACTGGTGGACATCCAGTCCGGCAGCGGCCTCATCAAGCGCTGCCCGGAGGAGGACTGTACGCGCGTCCTCCAGAACGGCCGCTGTTCCGAACACGGCGAAGTGGAGGGCGAGTTCGACCTCCGCATCAAGGGCGTGCTCGACGACGGCCGGGACGTCCACGAGGTCATCTTCGACGAGGAGGCGACCGAGAACCTCACCGGCATCGGCCTCGAGGAGGGCAAGGAGATGGCGATGGACGCCCTCGACACGACGGTCGTCGCGGACGAGATGCGCGACCTAGTGCTCGGGCACTACTACCGCGTCCGCGGGCCGACCCTCGGTCGGTACGTGCTCGCCAACGACGTCGACGAACTGGACGCGCCGACCGACCCGGAAGCCGTCCTCATCAAAGCGAGGTCGATGTAG
- a CDS encoding ArsR/SmtB family transcription factor, with the protein MSQSTARLRRLLADELGECCDADVERRLDELQGLAATAFADGEERSPSGSRTESDDDTQTVFAVLGNETRYRLARVLSVAGDERCVCELEALVDVSESAVSHALSDLVDAGLVARRKDGNWRYYESTGLADSLFAVADGGTTDGATMSEGSA; encoded by the coding sequence ATGAGCCAGTCCACCGCTCGCCTGCGCCGACTGCTCGCCGACGAACTCGGCGAGTGCTGTGACGCGGACGTGGAGCGACGACTCGACGAACTGCAGGGGCTCGCGGCCACCGCGTTCGCGGACGGTGAGGAACGGAGTCCCTCAGGCAGTCGGACGGAGTCCGATGACGACACCCAGACCGTGTTCGCGGTCCTCGGGAACGAGACGCGGTATCGCCTCGCCCGCGTGCTCTCTGTCGCCGGCGACGAGCGCTGCGTCTGCGAACTCGAAGCGCTCGTCGACGTCAGCGAGAGCGCGGTCAGCCACGCGCTCTCGGACCTCGTCGACGCCGGCCTCGTCGCCCGCCGGAAGGACGGCAACTGGCGGTACTACGAGAGCACCGGCCTCGCGGACAGCCTGTTCGCCGTCGCAGACGGCGGAACGACGGACGGAGCGACGATGAGCGAGGGGTCGGCGTGA
- a CDS encoding low molecular weight phosphatase family protein, with translation MTTTVAFVCVQNAGRSQMAHAFAERERAARGLEDSIDLVTGGTRPADHVHPEVVDAMSDAGVDVSERMPREVTFEEVRDADYVITMGCSAEDVCPAGWAGENRDWDLDDPDGRSPDEVARIRDDVEHQVSDLFDELEAE, from the coding sequence GTGACCACCACCGTCGCCTTCGTCTGCGTGCAGAACGCGGGCCGCTCCCAGATGGCTCACGCCTTCGCAGAGCGCGAGCGCGCCGCCCGAGGTCTGGAAGACAGCATCGACCTCGTGACCGGCGGAACCCGGCCCGCCGACCACGTCCACCCGGAGGTCGTCGACGCTATGAGCGACGCCGGCGTCGACGTCTCCGAGCGCATGCCCCGTGAGGTCACGTTCGAGGAAGTCCGGGACGCCGACTACGTGATTACGATGGGCTGTTCGGCCGAGGACGTCTGCCCCGCTGGCTGGGCGGGCGAGAACCGCGACTGGGACTTAGACGACCCGGACGGCCGGTCTCCCGACGAGGTCGCCCGAATCCGAGACGACGTTGAACACCAAGTTAGCGACCTCTTCGACGAACTAGAAGCGGAGTAG
- a CDS encoding SelT/SelW/SelH family protein: protein MTHVTIEYCVPCGLLSNAVETQRTLLETHGQRLDGVTLDTGDGGVFEVRVDGATVYDKSEEGYDRDAIVERVGDRLD from the coding sequence ATGACGCACGTGACAATCGAGTACTGCGTGCCGTGTGGACTGCTCAGCAACGCCGTCGAGACGCAGCGAACGCTCCTCGAAACGCACGGGCAGCGCCTCGACGGCGTGACCCTCGACACCGGTGACGGCGGCGTCTTCGAGGTGCGCGTCGACGGCGCCACGGTGTACGATAAGAGCGAGGAGGGGTACGACCGGGACGCAATCGTCGAGCGGGTGGGGGACCGCCTGGACTGA
- a CDS encoding CopG family transcriptional regulator — protein sequence MGNKNKTISFRVNEDAFDALRDIAEERDLSLSAVFRDYVDSLVAHDGQVRVVPENEASETDGEAFPPKVEVPKSFVREHERLELEAQHLRDQLDEHKGYINQLREQVDSQDDVDDVVHLDDLEDDTDDEPYQLG from the coding sequence ATGGGCAACAAGAACAAGACAATCTCGTTCCGCGTGAACGAGGACGCGTTCGACGCGCTCCGCGACATCGCGGAGGAGCGCGACCTCTCGCTCTCTGCGGTGTTCCGCGACTACGTCGACTCCCTGGTCGCTCACGACGGCCAGGTGCGGGTCGTCCCGGAGAACGAGGCGTCGGAGACCGACGGCGAGGCGTTCCCGCCGAAAGTCGAGGTGCCCAAGAGCTTCGTGCGTGAGCACGAGCGCCTCGAACTCGAGGCCCAGCACCTCCGCGACCAGCTCGACGAACACAAGGGGTACATCAATCAGTTGCGCGAGCAGGTCGACTCCCAGGACGACGTGGACGACGTCGTCCACCTCGACGACCTGGAGGACGACACCGACGACGAGCCCTATCAGCTAGGCTGA
- a CDS encoding DUF7091 family protein, with product MTDDGDDSFVGRVARKAGRRFEETKRAYSEGRVDADIPKDDQGRAKIVCRRYAERRAVKLDDDMKPACYDADHPACEGCLRDVRDGSVETW from the coding sequence ATGACAGACGACGGCGACGACTCCTTCGTCGGCCGGGTCGCGCGGAAGGCCGGCCGGCGCTTCGAGGAGACGAAACGCGCGTACAGCGAGGGGCGCGTGGACGCCGACATCCCGAAGGACGACCAGGGACGCGCGAAAATCGTCTGCCGGCGCTACGCCGAGCGGCGCGCCGTGAAACTCGACGACGACATGAAACCGGCGTGCTACGACGCCGACCACCCCGCTTGCGAGGGGTGCCTGCGGGACGTCCGCGACGGGAGCGTAGAAACGTGGTGA
- a CDS encoding RPA family protein, protein MSQAPTREVARRVFATEFNDAQFTFKESDDERAPLYALLPTGESANRVFVVGTLTETEDIGEDSEYWRGRVVDPTGTFFIYAGQYQPDAASMLRELDTPTYVAVVGKPRTFETDDGSVNVSLRPESITVVEESTRDRWVVETAERTMDRLAAFDEEGNEYAERAKQEYSEDVSPYRRAVLEALEDFDSESADGGNADDAEAEPTPDA, encoded by the coding sequence ATGAGCCAGGCACCCACCCGCGAAGTCGCGCGACGCGTCTTCGCCACCGAGTTCAACGACGCACAGTTCACGTTCAAGGAGTCCGACGACGAGCGAGCGCCGCTGTACGCGCTCCTGCCGACCGGCGAGTCCGCGAACCGCGTGTTCGTCGTCGGCACCCTCACCGAGACCGAGGACATCGGCGAGGACTCCGAGTACTGGCGCGGCCGCGTGGTCGACCCCACCGGGACGTTCTTCATCTACGCTGGCCAGTACCAGCCCGACGCCGCCTCGATGCTGCGCGAACTGGACACGCCGACGTACGTCGCCGTGGTCGGAAAACCGCGGACGTTCGAGACCGACGACGGGTCGGTGAACGTCTCCCTGCGCCCGGAGTCCATCACCGTGGTCGAGGAGTCCACCCGCGACCGCTGGGTGGTGGAGACCGCCGAGCGCACGATGGACCGCCTCGCGGCGTTCGACGAGGAGGGCAACGAGTACGCCGAGCGCGCGAAACAGGAGTACAGCGAGGATGTCTCGCCGTACCGCCGCGCCGTCCTCGAAGCGCTCGAGGACTTCGACAGTGAGAGCGCCGACGGTGGCAACGCCGACGACGCGGAAGCGGAGCCGACGCCGGACGCGTAA
- a CDS encoding AAA domain-containing protein yields the protein MSDASAPDTDRLYGEWSLHDADLFAGTEDALRSTSAYHGPDVAATRAALDNAASVVDVDAPDGRGRVVPLHREDDPAPTDEYVRWNPDADTVGWHDQEFGVSGTARYTELEDLFATELAWRVRFWHPEYAPRDDPFGHVDAPPASVSSTDPLSGGERRAFFDGLRDTVADERAAERRANWTDHAEADLARLVNERAVDGPFVLVATESHGASRPAELTVQYAPDDGVPADVDLVASLDLYPDNSVVLDAFDAAFPIPARIDSIDGPVVTLQPSWERVENPGRVAAALEDAGPFWLRALLNPVPYDRRRDAIDAVWETPPKRRLLTGERDLSFGALPSTRRSGVELNDYQRRALAWAVAADDVACIHGPPGTGKTRTLTAFVAHAVARGQRVLVTAHSNQAVDNLLVGDSTPDEREEGTLHAAVADDPDVRVARYGRHSRNRVVADHYRQTAIDDADVVAATTSGAAAFDANDFDVAVVDEATQASRAATAIALRAAGKLVLAGDHRQLPPFSVTESGEGEMRPSLFETLVERYGDDVAVLLGRQYRMHEAIAAFPNEAFYGGRLETASANADWTIPGFPAVSLVDVAGNERREERGASVRNPREAGVVTDRVETLLDAGVAPADVGVIAVYSGQVREIRSRLGGLDRDTNGLTVDTVDSFQGGERDAIVVSFARSNPDANAGFLEHPEEGPRRLNVSLTRARKHLALVGDWDTLATRAAHRDPAESCADTYAALRDKLAGLDDTECAEQ from the coding sequence ATGTCCGACGCGTCCGCGCCCGACACCGACCGCCTCTATGGAGAGTGGTCGCTCCACGACGCCGACCTCTTTGCCGGTACCGAGGACGCGCTCCGCTCGACGAGCGCGTACCACGGCCCTGACGTCGCGGCCACGCGAGCAGCCCTCGACAACGCCGCGAGCGTCGTCGACGTGGACGCGCCGGACGGCCGCGGCCGAGTGGTCCCGCTCCACCGCGAGGACGACCCCGCGCCCACCGACGAGTACGTGCGCTGGAACCCGGACGCTGACACGGTGGGCTGGCACGACCAGGAGTTCGGCGTCAGCGGGACGGCCCGCTACACGGAACTTGAAGACCTGTTCGCGACCGAACTGGCGTGGCGGGTACGGTTCTGGCATCCCGAGTACGCGCCCCGCGACGACCCGTTCGGTCACGTCGACGCGCCGCCCGCGAGCGTATCGTCCACAGACCCGCTCTCCGGCGGGGAGCGCCGGGCGTTCTTCGACGGCCTTCGGGACACCGTCGCCGACGAGCGCGCGGCCGAACGACGCGCGAACTGGACCGACCACGCCGAAGCGGACCTCGCTCGCCTCGTGAACGAGCGCGCTGTCGACGGCCCGTTCGTGCTCGTCGCCACCGAATCCCACGGTGCGAGCCGTCCCGCCGAACTGACGGTGCAGTACGCACCCGACGACGGCGTTCCCGCGGACGTCGACCTCGTCGCGAGTCTCGACCTCTACCCGGACAACAGCGTCGTGCTCGACGCCTTCGACGCGGCGTTCCCGATTCCCGCGCGGATCGACTCCATCGACGGTCCCGTCGTCACGCTCCAGCCGTCCTGGGAGCGCGTCGAGAATCCGGGCCGCGTCGCCGCCGCGCTCGAGGACGCCGGCCCGTTCTGGCTCCGCGCGCTCCTGAACCCGGTTCCCTACGACCGGCGGCGGGACGCCATCGACGCGGTCTGGGAAACACCACCAAAACGCCGCCTGCTCACCGGCGAACGCGACCTGTCGTTCGGCGCGCTTCCGTCGACGCGTCGCTCCGGCGTCGAACTCAACGACTACCAGCGCCGCGCGCTCGCGTGGGCCGTCGCCGCCGACGACGTGGCGTGCATCCACGGGCCGCCCGGCACCGGGAAGACGCGCACGCTCACCGCATTCGTCGCCCACGCTGTCGCGCGCGGCCAACGCGTGCTCGTCACTGCACACTCGAACCAGGCCGTCGACAACCTCCTCGTCGGCGACAGCACGCCAGACGAGCGCGAGGAGGGCACGCTACACGCCGCCGTCGCGGACGACCCTGACGTTCGCGTGGCTCGATACGGCCGTCACTCCCGGAATCGCGTCGTCGCCGACCACTACCGGCAGACGGCCATCGACGACGCCGACGTGGTTGCGGCGACGACCAGCGGCGCGGCGGCCTTCGACGCGAACGACTTCGACGTCGCCGTCGTCGACGAGGCCACGCAGGCGAGTCGCGCCGCAACCGCCATCGCGCTCCGGGCCGCCGGGAAACTCGTGCTCGCGGGCGACCACCGCCAGTTACCGCCGTTCAGCGTCACCGAGTCGGGCGAAGGCGAGATGCGGCCGTCCCTCTTCGAGACACTCGTCGAGCGCTACGGCGACGACGTCGCGGTGCTCCTCGGCCGCCAGTACCGGATGCACGAGGCCATCGCCGCGTTCCCGAACGAGGCGTTCTACGGCGGCCGCCTGGAGACCGCGAGCGCGAACGCCGACTGGACGATTCCCGGGTTTCCGGCCGTCTCCCTCGTGGACGTGGCCGGCAACGAACGCCGCGAGGAGCGCGGCGCGTCCGTCCGTAACCCCCGGGAAGCCGGCGTCGTCACGGACCGCGTCGAAACCCTCCTGGACGCCGGCGTCGCCCCCGCCGACGTCGGCGTCATCGCCGTGTACAGCGGACAGGTCCGGGAGATCCGGTCGCGGCTCGGCGGCCTCGACCGCGATACGAACGGCCTCACTGTCGACACCGTCGACTCCTTCCAGGGCGGCGAACGCGACGCCATCGTGGTGTCGTTCGCGCGGAGCAACCCCGACGCCAACGCCGGCTTCCTCGAACACCCCGAGGAAGGCCCGCGCCGCCTCAACGTCTCGCTCACTCGCGCCCGGAAACACCTCGCGCTCGTCGGCGACTGGGACACCCTCGCGACCCGCGCCGCCCACCGTGACCCCGCCGAGAGCTGTGCAGACACCTACGCCGCGCTCCGCGACAAACTCGCCGGACTAGACGACACCGAGTGCGCCGAGCAGTAA